Below is a genomic region from Besnoitia besnoiti strain Bb-Ger1 apicoplast, complete sequence, whole genome shotgun sequence.
ATTAAAATTAATCTATTTGTTTTAGTTTTATTATCCCAAATCCAAAAATAAGAAATATAATTTTTTTTATAAAAAGTATTATGTAAAATTTTAAAAATTTTCATTTTAAATTTAAATTAATTTTAAAAAAAGAATATACAAATCAAATGACCTTTTAATTTTAATTTATAAGCTTCTAAACTAGACATTAATCCTTTAACTGTAGAAATTAAATAAATTTGCTTTTTAATGAAAATAAATTTATAAAAATTTTTATTAATAGAATTTAAATATTTTAAAATTTCTAATTTTTTAATTATATGATTAAATAATATAATTAAAAATTTATTTATATAATAAATTTCATAAAAATTAAAAATTAAATTTAAACTTCTTAATATTTTATATATTTTATAATTATAAGGAATAATAATTTTTTTTTTTTTTAACGAATTGTTTTTTAAAAAAATTAATAATTTTTTTAATTTTATCATTTTTATTTAGTGTATTAAATTGTATTTAAATTTAAAGAATTTACTTTTAAATGATTGTTATGTTTTAAATCTTCAGGAAATAATCCAAATACTCTTGTTCCAAGTGGATTAAAATTTTTATCAATTAAAATAACAGCATTTTCATTAAAAGTATAATTATAATAATTGTTAATATTTTGGTTTTTTTTTATTCTAATTACAAAGCCATAAACTAATTCAGAATATTTAAAAGAAGATTTAAATGAAATTTCTTTAATAATTCCTAAAATAATATCTGATGTGTTAATGGAAAAAGAATTTTTTGTTATATTTTGTAAACTAAAAATTTTTTTAACTCCAGTATTATCTGAAACATAAAAAAAACTATTTAATTGAGTCATGACATTAATTAGTTAAATATTTAAAATAAAATTTTAATTAAATTATATTTTTTTTGTTTACAATTAAATCTTACTAATACAATAAAATTTTGTAAAAATTCTTTTCTAGAATCATTAAAAAAATTAGATTTAATTTTTAATTGTAAGTTTTTATATTTTAAAGTTTTTTTTCAAAATGGTACTATAAATTTATACATAGTACTATTTTTAATTTTTATAACATAACCTATTTTAATATTCATGTAAATTAAAAACTATTTTATATATATTTTTTTTTTAAAAATTTAAAATAAAATTTCTTATTTCAAGTAAGTGACTTAAATAAATGTAAAATTTTATATTTATTTAAATTATAATATTCTAAGATAAAAGAACCTGGTTTAAATGAAAAAATTTTATATAAATTATTACCTTTACCTCCTCCCATTCTACTTTCTAAAGATTTTTTAGTATGAATTGTAGTTTTATAAAGTTTAAAATTATAAAATTTTTTTCAAATTTTAAAAAATTTTTTTAAAAAATCTACATAAGTTTGTTTACAAAATAAAAATTTTTTTAATTTAATTATTCAAACCCCATAATTTAATTTAAAAGGTTTAATATTTTTTGATAATTTTTTACGTCCACATAAATTTTTAGTTAATCCAGAAATATTCATTAGTAATTAAAATATTATTTAAATTAAAAATATCCAAAATTTAAATCCTAAAACTCCAAATTTTGTTTTTAAATAAAATACATTATACTTTATATTATAAATATATTTATTAAAATAATTTAAACCATAATTACATGTTTCTTTTTTTGCTATAGCTACTCCATTAATTTTACCAGATATTAAGATTTTAATTCCTTTAATATGCGTTTTTTTAATATTTAATATTAATAAAGA
It encodes:
- a CDS encoding ribosomal protein L14 (encoded by transcript BESB_086480), which gives rise to MTQLNSFFYVSDNTGVKKIFSLQNITKNSFSINTSDIILGIIKEISFKSSFKYSELVYGFVIRIKKNQNINNYYNYTFNENAVILIDKNFNPLGTRVFGLFPEDLKHNNHLKVNSLNLNTI
- a CDS encoding ribosomal protein S17 (encoded by transcript BESB_086490) yields the protein MNIKIGYVIKIKNSTMYKFIVPFWKKTLKYKNLQLKIKSNFFNDSRKEFLQNFIVLVRFNCKQKKYNLIKILF
- a CDS encoding putative ribosomal protein L16 (encoded by transcript BESB_086500); translation: MNISGLTKNLCGRKKLSKNIKPFKLNYGVWIIKLKKFLFCKQTYVDFLKKFFKIWKKFYNFKLYKTTIHTKKSLESRMGGGKGNNLYKIFSFKPGSFILEYYNLNKYKILHLFKSLTWNKKFYFKFLKKKYI